DNA from Carassius gibelio isolate Cgi1373 ecotype wild population from Czech Republic chromosome B8, carGib1.2-hapl.c, whole genome shotgun sequence:
TTAGATCAGGTTCACCGGGCTCACAAAGCTTGATATAAACTTTCTCTGTCAACTCAGAGTTGAACCAGACTTATACACATGTACAAGGCAGGAATAAACAATGCTGTTCTAGCAAATGTTTGAGAAGGCAGCagaaagaaaatatctgagtacGCTAGTAAATCAACtgaatttaatcatttatgtaGTTTCATGAAGTACTCAAAGAAAACATAagatttaaaagctttttttattattatatgcatatttatatagAGATTTTGAGATCTTTTGataactactgctactcacagaTCAGGCAAACCACTGTACTTTATTTACACACGCcactgctccactgatcatgagctggttactccactgcacacctcagatcacttcctcctcactcttaaagagagagttcacccaagaatgaacattttatgtttatcagcgtacccccagggcatccaagatgtaggtgactttgtttcttcagtagacaaaccaagatttttagctcagaccattgcagtctatcagtcttataatataagtggatgggaatcatggctaaaacatacaataataataataaaacaaaacatacacaaacaaaaccaaactaaACCCTGTGGCTTGTGACGACACATTgatgtgtctttacacatcaatgtgtaAAGATTATTGGAATTATTGTttaggaccatcaccttcaactcaacctggcTAAGACAGAACAGCTGGTGGTTTCAACAAACATATCACTTATCAACATTTCACCTCCATTTaggctcatcaaccataactctcTCAAAAACAGCTAAGAACCTTGGAGTTGTGATTGAGGATCAGCtgaatttctcagaccacattaaAAAAACTGCTCAGTCCTGAAGATTTGCTTAATATAAATTTAGGAAGTTCAGGTCCTTTCTTtcggatcatgctgcacaactccttgttcaagctcttgttctgtccaggttgGACTtatgcaatgctctcttggcaggtcttccagccacttCTATCAAAATTCTACAATGAATGCAGAATGACTCTGCAAGATTAATCTTTAATGAGTCGAAAAGAACGTTATGTCACACCTCTAttcatcaatttgcactggctacacAAGTAGCTGCTTGCATTAAATTCAAAGCATTAATGTTTGCTTACAAAACCACCACTAGCTCTGCACCGCTTGACCTAAATTGATTACTTCAGagttatgtgcctctagaagcctgcgttctgcaagtgaacggaGTATTATTGTGCAatctcaaagaggcacaaaatcgcTTTCACTGACTTTTTCATAACTGTTGttatgacctccccaactcaaatccaagcagctgagtccttagccatcttcaagaaactCAAGaatctatttataaaaataaaaaaactagcttttaattttttcaaatttaagcaACTGTAAACTACATGCCCTTACACATCTATCATACACATCTCTGTATGTAATGCAGAGAAGGACCTGCTGAAGGCCACCATTGTGTAAATACCTTATGTACCTTATATATGTACTGTTAGGCTAACCGAGACTTGTAATTTGCACTTCTGTATTGCTCCTCTTTTGTTAACTTTGACTGCTTTTATTGTCCTCATTAgtaagttgctttagataaaagcttctgcttaaatgtaaatgtactgtatatgtatatatttaaattaatttaaatgcaaagtttAATGTTAGCTGCCAGTTTATATACtgcttatatattatattatatacagtttatatattaatataatagatAATTAGTAGCTAAAGATGGGACATTTTGCCTCAATGTAAATGGGTTTATTGCATCAGAtgacatcaaaaacaaaattagcacaacacaatggaaacaaaacccaaaacaatgaaattagcaaaacacaatggaaacaagccacaacacaacaagattagcacaacacaatgaaaacaagctaCAACACAAAATTAGCAAAAGCAATAAACACAAGCTGCAAGATTATGAAACAAGCCtaaacacaacggaaacaagctGCAACTCAAAGAAATTagcacaaaataacaaaaacaagccacagaacaaagaaagtagcacaacacaacggaaacaagccacaacacaaagaAATGAGTGCACCACAATAGTAAAAAACCACCCTGTTTGAATAAATCAGTATATGCTGGTTAGGTGTGGCAGCACGGCAGCTCATTTGAGCTGGTTTATGTTGGTCCATGAGCTGGTTATAAGCTGGTTATGTCTGTGACTAGCTGTTAGTTAACCAGTACATACAGTATAAAGGAGTAACTTGGAATGcagattaataaaatacaaaattgcaattagtagttttgtaaatgtaatgtttgacTTCATTTATTTGTAAGGGTTTATTTATTGATATCGTATCGAggtatgcaaaaatatattttgacaggCAAGCATGACAGCCTATCGTATTGTTCGGACTGAACATTTTGATTGgaaaaacattttatggtcctatgccttccacagattatataaatacatataaataaatttaaaccacttaacttagtgattgctatcgggatgtgaagagattttaaaatcagcataactaaataaaatgtttgaaccaaatcacctaccctgcctttaataaTGAAGATGGGTttcctcctctgtgtctctcaggCTCTTCCATATGTGGCTCTGCTGATTGCCATGCTATTCTTCATCTATGGTGTCATTGGAATGCAGGTAAATCATATGCTTGTGTAATGTAATAAACCTGTTGTCAATTATTATGgtaatgtgatgttttattattttaggtgTTCGGGAAGATTGCCATGGTGGATGGAACCAGTATTAATCGTAACAATAATTTCCAGACCTTTCCTCAAGCTGTGCTCCTGCTATTCAGGTGTGTTCATGAGAATATTGTGTTTGTGAACATTGATGAATTTCAGTTTAGTGAAGTGAGTTTTACTGGAATGGCAAAAGCTGCATGttatcatattcatattcattttatcaAAGCAGTGTAAATTAAGTGAAATACCATCCAATAATACTACTATAAATAGAGTGTGTTTACCAATTAGTATTAACTAGTAAAAAACGTGAAGGTGAATCAATATTTTCAGTAAGCTGAGCTAGcaccatttatgcatttatgtattaaaaatataaaatttagtcAGAAACCAACTAGTAATTCTTTGCTTAATAACTAAGTTTTGTCAGGCTGTGCATCTCATCAATCTGAATACCTAATatacaaaatgttaaattgcATATCTGTTTGGTGGCTGTCCGTGATTAACCATACTATTTAGGACAAATTCATAATAAATTCACAAAATGAATTTGCCAATAATTGCAATAATATGCAAAAGTACTGGACAGTCTTTCATTAATTTTTCTCGTACTGTATGTCAGATGTGCGACGGGTGAGGCATGGCAGCAGATCATGTTGGCATGTTTGCCGGGCAAACAGTGTGACTCTGAGTCCGACTATAACCCTGGAGAGGAGAAAACCTGTGGCAGCAACTTTGCTATCCTCTACTTCATCAGCTTCTACATGCTCTGTGCTTTTCTGgtacttcaaaacatttcaaaaagcaTATATAAAGATCATCCATCTATTCCTACGACATCTTGTTCTTTTCTCTTCAACATTGCTCTGTTTTCCAACTctgtaataattgttttttttgttttttttaatctgacaTAAATGATATTGCTCAGTTTTATTATTGCTCTTTTTCTCCAGATCATTAATCTGTTTGTCGCTGTCATCATGGACAACTTTGACTACCTGACGCGTGATTGGTCAATTCTTGGACCTCATCACTTAGATGAATTTAAGAGGATCTGGTCGGAATATGATCCTGAGGCCAAGTATATATCCAAAAGATGCAGTACTTCTAGATCAccctgtgtgtgttttgtttgacaGTGAGTATTGTGTGTGTATCAGGGGCCGTATAAAACACTTAGATGTGGTGACATTACTGCGCAGGATTCAACCACCTCTGGGCTTTGGCAAGCTGTGTCCTCATAGAGTGGCTTGCAAGGTATGAAGCAcataaagcacatgcaaatagaCATATGCAGAATGTGCAGAGacatacattttcctttttaaaatactAAACAAAATTCTCTCTAGGATTTTTTGCGATTGcaaaatgtaatgctaaattaagtgaatacatttttttcacactTGCAGCTTGCATTTTTTGTCTCATTTCCACaatttttttgcaagaaaaacaTTCCTTTTGGTTGGTCACTTCAACGTTGTGTCGAAGTTACGACAAAAGGGGTTTGTATGGAGATCCCAGACAGCTCTGACATTACTTAAAAAAAGGTCAATGAAATTCAGTCCCTTCAGAAAAACGcagatttttttgtgtgattgttgcggacaaaaatccttgattttgcggcacattttctttaaaaaattgcaTGCAATTTAATGCGAAGAAAtagcgtgaacttgcaaaaaccgtggtttgatgaaaaagtgattcccccaacacctttttctcactaggctactacatTAATGTAAGgagtaatttcttatttcttcctatgataagcgagcatactaaatcacagaatatttaagttgcaatctcttactgcaacgtaaattattttacatactactaatataattacaactgtaagtttttggtactgttctgtaagaaaaaaagtgcaatattacaactgtaaagttgcatcaacatctgaatgaaactacaacagtgttagtagcctagtgagaagggggtgttgggggaatcacctttttttctctgtttcatcaaaccgcagttttcgcaagttcttgCAGTacaatttggctccactgtcaagtaacaaatcgggaaactgcttcatgcatttttttgcgcttatttttgttggcaaataagaatgatttgcgtgcttcaagtttcaccgcggggtttgcagatgatgttcacgtcacgtaatttcGTCACTtaataaggttcccatggcaatagggggaaaatggcgctttacttgtgtgaagtaaacacaacatttttcaactttctgcaatatatatgtgagttttttgcaacgaaaatacagggattatgaaatcaatcaatcaatcaatcacctttatttatatagtgctttaaacaaaatacattgcaccaaagcactgaacaacattcatttggaaaacagtgtctcaataatgcaaaatgatagttaaaggcagttcatcattgaattcattgatgtcatctctgttcagttgaaatagtgtctgttttaatttgcaatcaagtcaacgatatcgctgtagatgaagtgaccccaactaagcaagccagaggcgacagcggcaaggaaccgaaactccatcggtgacagaatggagaaaaaaaccttgggagaaaccaggctcagttggggggccagttctcctctgaccagacgaaaccagtagttcaattccaggctgcagcaaagtcagattgtgcagaagaatcatctgtttcctgtggtcttgtcctggtgctcctctgagacaaggtctttacaggggatctgtatctggggctctagttgtcctggtctccactgtctttcagggatgtagtggtcctttctaggtgctgatccaccatctggtctggatacgtactggatccgggtgactgcagtgaccctctgatctggacacagactggatctggtggccacgtgacctcggaacaagagagaaacagacaaatattagcgtagatgccattcttctaatgatgtagaaagtacggtgttatgtgaagtgtttccggttccggtttacctaattaatgcagcctaaaaatcctttaacggatttggatattaaaagcatattagtatgttatgtgtatgccaggttaaagagatgggtctttaatctagatttaaactgcaagagtgtgtctgcctcccgaacaatgttaggtaggttattccagagtttaggcgccaaataggaaaaggatctgccgcccgcagttgattttgatattctaggtattatatcagctagccccgcatattttgctttctgaaatctgcaatgtatgcggcaaaagagcagcgtatttgaaaaaatgcgacctcgcataaatatgcggcctttggctgattatgcattaaatcagacgatcgcataatcgcgtttttctggagggactggaaATTGGTGAGCAGTGGTAGAAGCACAGGTAGTGGTCTCTCCCTTGGTCATACACAGATAGGTCTGGTGAGTGTGTGCCTGAGTGCTTCAACTGCGATCTTTATGAGAAAAATTCCTCTGAAAGAGCAATTGCCCCAGATATCCTGGCATAAAAATGTTCTTAGGCACTGATGCAGCTGAATCTGCACTTCATTCACATCTACAAAAACTCTGCATTGAATCTATAGTACAGGCAGCAGTCTCTCCCTTGCTCATATACAAATTCTTGACAGTTCAGAAGCAGATGCATACCGCATTGACACAGGCCAGGTTCTATCCTTGGACACCCAGAACAGCAACCTGCATCTCCTCGTCATGGGGTCAGCCTTCTGTCCCTGCACCGGCCCCTCATCAGTCTGCACTGACAGTCAAACCTGAATAACAGCTATCTGGACACATGTAGGTGGCACTGCCAGCTTGCCATTAGCCTACTAAGAATCCTTGGAAGGCTTCAAAGTGATCCTGAGATGAGCAACCCAGGAAGGAGGGCCTTCGTACCCGCAAAGATCCACTTCCGATGGGGGAACAGAAAGTGGATGGCAGACAGCCACCAAATGTACAACAAAAGAGCAGTTTTTCCTTTTTCCCTGGGTTACACTGCCTCCTCAAGATCTGATGCGCCAGGTCTGTTGTGAAGTCAGAAGTTGTGTACGTCGGTGGCTTCATCAACAGTCGTGAGGAGTAAGGTGTATCTCGCCCAGCACTTTGCGTCATGATGAACACACAGTATTCCAGCAGGGCATTGTAGTTGCACAGGCAATGTATTTCCACTGAGGCCATTGCTGTGGCGTCTGGACACTTGGATAGCTCTCCCTATCCTGTCTCGCTGGTTGCTCAGACCCATTTGACTCAGCTACGCAATTCATTTTGCCAAGCAACTACCAAAGTTCAGTGGCTTTTTTCACCTTTGTATTGAGGAGAGAATGCTGCTGTCCTTTgagaggagattgctgtccttcTAGCAAAGAACGTGATAGAAACTACTCCCCCAGCCGAGATGAAGAAAGGGTTTTGCAGCCCTTCAGTTTGCCTTCAAAGGGCAGGTTTACCAGAACAATGTCCTCCCCTTTTCGGCAGTAGTGCTCTTACAACAGATGTCCAGATGCATTGTTGCTAAAACGGATGCTTCCAACTCAAACTGGGGTGCTGTGTGCAAAGGGCATACAGCTTTGGGTACCTGAATAGGTCCTCGTCTGCACTGGCCTATCAGTTGTTGGAGTTGTTGGCTGTGATTCTGGCCATGAGGAGGTATTGACTGTTGATTTAAGGCAAGCATGTGTTAGTCCAACTGGACAACACAGCGACAGTagcttatatcaaccaccaggttGGTGTTCGCTCCCATTGCGTCACAGCTCACCCGTCATCTCCTTCTTTGGAGCTCAGGTCTCAGGTCTGGAGCACAGATTCTGTGCAAAGTCAGGGAGATTATGAAACAGGTCCTGATGGTGGCAACATATTGGCAACAAGACCTGGTTCTCGGGGCTCATGCTTATGGTGTCAGCTCCCCCCTGGCTGATTCCCCTGAGGAAGAATCTTCTTTCTTAGGGACAGAGCACAATCTGGCACCCATGCCCAGACCTCTGGAACATCCTTCTCAGG
Protein-coding regions in this window:
- the LOC127963205 gene encoding voltage-dependent L-type calcium channel subunit alpha-1D-like, which produces MRLVKLLSRGEGIRTLLWTFIKSFQALPYVALLIAMLFFIYGVIGMQVFGKIAMVDGTSINRNNNFQTFPQAVLLLFRCATGEAWQQIMLACLPGKQCDSESDYNPGEEKTCGSNFAILYFISFYMLCAFLIINLFVAVIMDNFDYLTRDWSILGPHHLDEFKRIWSEYDPEAKYISKRCSTSRSPCVCFV